A single region of the Thermoanaerobacterium aotearoense genome encodes:
- the atpE gene encoding ATP synthase F0 subunit C: MNLLAIGAGIAAISGIGAGIGIGIATGKAVEAVSRQPESRGSVMQFLLLGGALSEATAIYGLLVAFLIIFFMKP, translated from the coding sequence ATGAATTTATTGGCTATAGGAGCAGGAATAGCTGCAATTTCAGGTATTGGTGCAGGAATAGGTATAGGTATTGCTACAGGAAAGGCGGTTGAAGCTGTATCAAGACAGCCAGAATCAAGAGGCAGTGTAATGCAGTTTTTACTCCTTGGAGGTGCTTTGTCTGAAGCAACAGCTATTTATGGTCTTTTAGTTGCCTTTTTGATTATATTCTTCATGAAACCATAA
- the atpF gene encoding F0F1 ATP synthase subunit B yields MSLINPYTFIFTIINLVVLYLILRKFLFKPVTQFMEERSQRIKNSLDEADRKVHEANELKAQYEEILKKADDEGKAIIDRAEKYAKEKAEKIIEEANIEAKAIIERAKEEAETEKIKAMHDLRVSLSHLIIEAASKAIGNINIDDDKIINEVVKEAGASWNK; encoded by the coding sequence TTGAGCCTTATAAATCCGTATACTTTCATTTTCACCATAATAAATCTTGTCGTCTTATACTTGATATTGAGAAAATTTTTGTTTAAACCAGTCACGCAATTTATGGAGGAAAGGTCGCAGAGGATAAAAAATTCTCTGGACGAAGCAGATAGAAAGGTTCATGAAGCTAACGAATTAAAAGCGCAATATGAAGAAATATTGAAAAAAGCAGATGATGAAGGAAAAGCCATCATCGACAGAGCAGAAAAGTATGCAAAAGAAAAGGCAGAAAAGATCATAGAAGAGGCAAACATAGAGGCAAAAGCCATAATAGAAAGGGCAAAAGAAGAAGCCGAGACTGAAAAGATAAAGGCGATGCACGATCTTAGGGTTAGCTTGTCACACCTTATAATAGAAGCAGCCTCAAAGGCTATTGGCAATATCAACATCGATGACGACAAAATAATAAATGAGGTGGTTAAGGAGGCAGGTGCATCTTGGAACAAGTAA
- a CDS encoding F0F1 ATP synthase subunit A, which produces MEIGQSVVFTIPIFGGIPVTTTVVVTWIIMAILTIASLIVTRGWNQVPTGVQNFVETIIDVLNSFTKDALGEYWASFAPYLGTVALYLILANTIDLFGLTPPTKDLSATSALAIMSIIVVIIASIKAKGLKGYAKSFFEPMPFFFPMKILDMFTRPLSLAARLFGNIIAAFIIMGLISKVVPIVVPAIFSIYFDLFDGALQMVVFVFLTMLYIEEAVE; this is translated from the coding sequence GTGGAAATAGGACAATCGGTAGTGTTTACGATCCCCATATTTGGAGGCATTCCAGTCACAACTACAGTCGTAGTTACGTGGATAATAATGGCCATATTGACGATAGCTTCTCTCATCGTCACCAGAGGTTGGAATCAGGTTCCTACTGGTGTGCAGAATTTTGTTGAGACCATCATAGACGTATTAAATTCTTTTACAAAAGATGCGTTAGGGGAGTATTGGGCATCATTTGCACCGTATTTAGGGACTGTTGCTTTGTATCTGATACTTGCAAACACTATCGATTTATTTGGTTTGACACCTCCTACAAAAGACTTAAGCGCAACTTCAGCTTTGGCAATCATGTCTATCATAGTAGTCATAATTGCGTCGATTAAAGCTAAGGGCTTGAAAGGCTACGCAAAATCATTTTTTGAGCCGATGCCATTCTTTTTCCCTATGAAGATTCTTGATATGTTTACAAGACCACTATCACTTGCAGCCAGGTTGTTTGGCAACATCATAGCAGCTTTTATAATCATGGGCTTAATAAGCAAAGTAGTACCAATAGTCGTACCGGCCATATTCAGCATATACTTTGATTTATTCGATGGTGCACTGCAGATGGTGGTGTTTGTATTTTTGACCATGCTTTATATTGAAGAAGCAGTTGAATAG